DNA sequence from the Actinomycetota bacterium genome:
ACAACCGTCTGGGCTGCCTGTGTGGCATCTCCGGAAGAAATCGGCGGAAAGTTCCTTGAGGACTGCAATGTTGCGAGCATCAACCAGACTGACTCTTTAGGAGGGGTCAAGGCCTACGCGCTTGACGCCGATACTGCCGAAGCCCTGTGGACACTGAGTGAGCAACTGGTTGATGAGAGCTTCGCCTTCAACCGCTGACGGACACGCCCAGTACTTGGATGTAGTTGGTTCGAAATTGAGCTGAAGCTGCGACCTGCGCGTTGCCTTCAGGATCTACGCGCTTGTTATGGTCAAAACAGCTATGACACAGACCGGGGATTCCAGCGGTGATTTCATCGTTGTCGCGAATCGGCTGCCAGTAGAGCCGATCTACGCCAACGATGATCCTGATCAGGCAATTCTGTCGTGGCACCGCGCGCCTGGTGGTCTGGTCAGCGCATTGGATCCTGTGCTGCGCAACCGGACATCTGTGTGGGTAGGCGCTGGCGACCTTTGCGCCGATGACTACGGAAGTTTTGGCAACACGCGACTGGAGCCGGTGTCCATACCCGCTGATGATTTCCAGTTGTATTACGCAGGCTTCTCCAACACGGCAATTTG
Encoded proteins:
- a CDS encoding shikimate dehydrogenase, translated to TTVWAACVASPEEIGGKFLEDCNVASINQTDSLGGVKAYALDADTAEALWTLSEQLVDESFAFNR